In Streptomyces sp. NBC_00483, a single window of DNA contains:
- a CDS encoding long-chain-fatty-acid--CoA ligase, with amino-acid sequence MPNASAPVWAHAAVAPDRIALRGSTVATWTYGQLRERAAAVRELLDAHHVGPGDRVLLVAPSVPEFAMAYYGILGAGAIAVTANTMATERELTYMARDADVRLVLAWTALAPAARRTADELGVPFREMGEGLAGIAHASATPEPHPVDVHDTAALLYTSGTTGKPKGAQLTHGNLASCAAIFCDIHAIGADDRAVTGLPLFHVFGQACVMGTTMRAGGSLTLLERFDAGSMMALIRRDRPTFIAGVPTMWNALLRATDEAGADFAGLRLASSGGASLPVEVMRAFEKRFGCTIVEGYGLTETTGAATCHLAGEPARPGTVGRALPGCAVAVRDDEGAELPQGEVGEVHIKGPVVMKGYWNRPDATGEALDADGWLRTGDLGSLDAEGDLRIVDRKKDLVIRGGYNVYPREVEEVLYEHPDIVEAAVIGVPDPHYGEEVAAVVALRPGAALDIQTLRAWAKERLSAYKVPHLLAVVDELPKGATGKILKRAIDPAVITGGRV; translated from the coding sequence ATGCCCAACGCCTCCGCACCCGTCTGGGCCCACGCGGCCGTCGCCCCGGACCGGATCGCGTTGCGCGGTTCGACGGTGGCTACTTGGACGTACGGTCAACTGCGTGAACGTGCCGCTGCCGTAAGGGAGTTGCTGGACGCGCACCACGTCGGGCCCGGTGACCGGGTGCTGCTCGTCGCGCCGTCCGTGCCCGAGTTCGCCATGGCGTACTACGGGATCCTCGGCGCGGGCGCCATCGCGGTCACCGCCAACACCATGGCCACCGAGCGCGAGTTGACGTACATGGCGCGGGATGCGGACGTGCGGCTCGTCCTGGCGTGGACCGCGCTCGCCCCGGCTGCCCGGCGCACGGCCGATGAACTCGGGGTGCCGTTCCGGGAGATGGGCGAAGGGCTCGCAGGCATCGCGCATGCCTCCGCCACGCCCGAGCCGCACCCCGTCGACGTCCATGACACCGCCGCCCTCCTCTACACCTCCGGCACCACGGGCAAGCCCAAGGGGGCCCAGCTCACCCACGGCAATCTCGCATCGTGCGCCGCCATCTTCTGCGACATTCACGCCATCGGCGCCGACGACCGCGCCGTCACGGGGCTTCCGCTCTTCCATGTGTTCGGGCAGGCCTGCGTGATGGGGACGACGATGCGTGCGGGTGGCTCGCTCACCCTGCTCGAGCGGTTCGATGCCGGTTCGATGATGGCGCTCATCCGGCGGGACCGGCCCACCTTCATCGCGGGCGTGCCGACCATGTGGAACGCCCTGCTGCGGGCCACCGACGAGGCGGGAGCCGACTTCGCGGGCCTGCGTCTCGCCTCCTCCGGCGGGGCCTCCCTGCCCGTCGAGGTCATGCGGGCCTTCGAGAAGCGGTTCGGGTGCACCATCGTCGAGGGGTACGGCCTCACCGAGACCACGGGCGCCGCCACCTGCCATCTCGCGGGAGAACCGGCCAGGCCTGGGACCGTGGGGCGCGCGCTGCCGGGCTGCGCGGTCGCCGTCCGCGACGACGAGGGAGCCGAGCTGCCGCAGGGGGAGGTGGGCGAGGTGCACATCAAGGGGCCCGTCGTGATGAAGGGGTACTGGAACCGGCCCGACGCGACCGGGGAGGCCCTCGACGCCGACGGCTGGCTGCGCACCGGCGACCTCGGCTCCCTCGACGCCGAAGGCGATCTGCGCATCGTCGACCGCAAGAAGGACCTCGTCATCCGCGGCGGCTACAACGTGTACCCGCGCGAGGTCGAGGAGGTGCTGTACGAGCACCCCGACATCGTCGAGGCCGCCGTCATCGGCGTGCCCGACCCGCACTACGGCGAGGAGGTCGCGGCCGTCGTCGCCCTGCGCCCAGGCGCCGCGCTCGACATACAGACGTTGCGGGCCTGGGCCAAGGAGCGGCTGTCCGCCTACAAGGTTCCCCATCTGCTCGCCGTGGTCGACGAGTTGCCGAAGGGCGCCACCGGCAAAATTCTCAAGCGTGCCATTGACCCGGCTGTCATCACCGGGGGCCGGGTGTGA
- a CDS encoding SDR family oxidoreductase translates to MLINDKVAIVTGAAGGIGAAVAQRLLEAGVRGVLLTDLDAARLDETVRRLAESHGERVAGRAGDAGDTEHLRGLIAAAEEGFGPVDLYFANAGISGAAGLEASEDEWSRALDINVMAHVRAAKLLVPGWVERGEGYFFSTASAAGLLTQIGSATYAVSKHAAVAFSEWLSVTYGDEGVRVSCLCPQGVETELLMAGTRSSDPTEQAAARAVLDAGNLLKPLDVADEVVAAVGDERFLVLPHQQVLDFYRHKGSDYDRWLRGMRRYQKSVR, encoded by the coding sequence ATGTTGATCAACGACAAGGTCGCGATCGTGACGGGAGCCGCCGGAGGCATCGGTGCCGCCGTCGCCCAGCGCCTCCTGGAGGCCGGCGTCCGAGGTGTGCTGCTCACCGACCTCGACGCGGCCCGCCTGGACGAGACCGTGCGGCGGCTCGCCGAGAGCCATGGGGAGCGCGTCGCGGGCCGGGCGGGGGACGCCGGTGACACCGAGCACCTGCGCGGCCTCATCGCGGCGGCGGAGGAGGGCTTCGGACCCGTCGACCTGTACTTCGCCAATGCCGGGATCAGTGGCGCGGCGGGCCTCGAGGCGAGCGAGGACGAGTGGAGCCGCGCACTCGACATCAACGTGATGGCGCACGTGCGCGCCGCGAAGCTGCTCGTGCCGGGCTGGGTGGAGCGCGGCGAGGGCTACTTCTTCAGCACCGCGTCGGCGGCGGGCCTGCTCACGCAGATCGGCTCGGCGACGTACGCGGTCAGCAAGCACGCCGCGGTTGCCTTCTCCGAGTGGCTCTCGGTCACGTACGGGGACGAGGGGGTGCGCGTGAGCTGCCTGTGCCCGCAGGGCGTCGAGACCGAGCTGCTCATGGCGGGCACCCGCTCCTCCGACCCCACCGAGCAGGCCGCGGCCCGCGCCGTGCTGGACGCCGGGAACCTGCTCAAGCCGCTCGACGTGGCCGACGAGGTGGTGGCGGCCGTCGGTGACGAGCGCTTCCTCGTGCTGCCGCACCAGCAGGTGCTCGACTTCTACCGCCACAAGGGCAGCGATTACGACCGGTGGCTGCGCGGAATGCGCCGCTACCAGAAGTCCGTGCGATGA
- a CDS encoding HAD family hydrolase gives MTARSAVLFDFGGVLTTSLAEGFEELGRELTGDPGLLRRLLTQDKESSALLVAHEKGLIGQREFEDGLAARLRTQGAVIEGPGLVDRMMGGLKPDEEMVALVAKVRAHGLRVGLLSNSLGDNCYAGFDLPALFDAVTISGEIGVRKPSRRAYAIACERLGVAPEQTVMVDDLEQNITGAARIGIAGIVHRDAATTSAELGRLLGPSGRM, from the coding sequence ATGACCGCACGCAGCGCCGTCCTCTTCGACTTCGGCGGCGTCCTCACCACGAGCCTCGCCGAGGGCTTCGAGGAGCTGGGGCGCGAACTCACCGGTGATCCCGGCCTGTTGCGCCGACTCCTGACGCAGGACAAGGAGAGCAGCGCGCTGCTCGTGGCGCACGAGAAGGGGCTCATCGGGCAGCGGGAGTTCGAGGACGGCCTCGCGGCGCGGCTGCGGACCCAGGGCGCCGTCATCGAGGGGCCCGGACTTGTGGACCGCATGATGGGCGGGTTGAAACCCGACGAGGAGATGGTCGCGCTCGTCGCGAAGGTGCGCGCGCACGGACTCCGCGTCGGCCTGCTCTCCAACTCCCTCGGCGACAACTGCTACGCGGGCTTCGACCTGCCCGCGCTGTTCGACGCCGTCACCATCTCCGGCGAGATCGGCGTCCGCAAACCCTCGCGGCGCGCCTACGCCATCGCCTGCGAACGCCTCGGCGTCGCACCCGAACAGACCGTCATGGTCGACGACCTGGAACAGAACATCACCGGCGCCGCACGCATCGGCATCGCAGGCATCGTGCACCGCGACGCCGCGACCACGAGCGCCGAGCTGGGCCGCCTGCTGGGGCCTTCGGGCCGCATGTGA
- a CDS encoding acyl-CoA dehydrogenase family protein, protein MYEQSARGQEYQDKLLAFMDEHIYPAEAVYAAQMAESGDPHFHPPVIEELKTEAKKRGLWNLFHPHPEWGPGLTNLEYAPLAEIMGRSAGLAPEATNCNAPDTGNMEVLTLFGTEEHKEKWLKPLLNGEIASAFAMTEPAVASSDASNIQMRMERDGDDYVLNGRKWWTSNALHPHCKVLIVMGKTDPDGPAFRQQSMMVVPIDTPGVTIVRGLPVFGYQDREGHAEVLFENVRVPATALLSGEGDGFLISQARLGPGRIHHCMRSIGMAERALDLMIDRAQSRTTFGSPVADRGNIQDWIAEARIEIDMARLLTLKAAYLMDTVGNKEARTEIAAIKVAAPNVALKVVDRAIQVHGGGGVSDDFPLASMYAHLRTLRLADGPDEVHKRTIARRELRRRQKERGEK, encoded by the coding sequence GTGTACGAACAGTCCGCCAGGGGCCAGGAGTACCAGGACAAGCTGCTCGCCTTCATGGACGAGCACATCTACCCCGCGGAGGCGGTCTACGCCGCGCAGATGGCCGAGTCCGGCGACCCGCACTTCCACCCGCCGGTCATCGAGGAGCTGAAGACCGAGGCGAAGAAGCGCGGCCTGTGGAACCTCTTCCACCCGCACCCCGAGTGGGGCCCCGGACTCACCAACCTCGAGTACGCGCCGCTCGCCGAGATCATGGGCCGCAGCGCGGGCCTGGCACCCGAGGCCACCAACTGCAACGCGCCGGACACCGGCAACATGGAGGTCCTCACCCTCTTCGGCACCGAGGAGCACAAGGAGAAGTGGCTCAAGCCGCTGCTCAACGGTGAGATCGCCTCCGCGTTCGCCATGACCGAGCCCGCGGTGGCCAGTTCGGACGCCAGCAACATCCAGATGCGGATGGAGCGCGACGGCGACGACTACGTGCTCAACGGCCGCAAGTGGTGGACGTCCAACGCCCTGCACCCCCACTGCAAGGTCCTCATCGTCATGGGCAAGACGGATCCCGACGGGCCCGCCTTCCGTCAGCAGTCGATGATGGTCGTGCCGATCGACACCCCCGGTGTCACCATCGTGCGCGGACTGCCCGTCTTCGGCTACCAGGACCGCGAGGGCCACGCCGAGGTCCTCTTCGAGAACGTACGCGTTCCGGCCACCGCCCTGCTCTCCGGTGAGGGCGACGGGTTCCTGATCAGCCAGGCCCGACTCGGCCCCGGCCGCATCCACCACTGCATGCGCTCCATCGGCATGGCCGAGCGCGCCCTCGACCTGATGATCGACCGCGCCCAGTCCCGGACGACCTTCGGCTCCCCGGTCGCCGACCGCGGCAACATCCAGGACTGGATCGCCGAGGCCCGCATCGAGATCGACATGGCGCGACTGCTCACGCTCAAGGCCGCGTACCTGATGGACACCGTCGGCAACAAGGAAGCGCGCACCGAGATCGCCGCGATCAAGGTCGCCGCGCCGAACGTCGCGCTCAAGGTCGTCGACCGCGCCATCCAGGTGCACGGCGGCGGCGGCGTCTCCGACGACTTCCCGCTCGCCAGCATGTACGCGCACCTGCGCACCCTGCGCCTGGCCGACGGCCCCGACGAGGTGCACAAGCGGACGATCGCCCGGCGCGAGCTGCGCCGTCGGCAGAAGGAACGGGGTGAGAAGTGA
- a CDS encoding SDR family oxidoreductase, translating to MTSPEASLHGRVALVTGASRGIGLAAAGALRDRGARVVVTSRDEERAKDAARQLGDNVEGFGAHATDEDAARACVEHVVETYGRLDILVNNAGTNPAYGPIVDQDHARFAKTMDVNLWAPILWTSLAVKAWMGEHGGAVVNTASIGGLSVAKDVGIYHVSKAALIHLTKHLALELGPKVRVNAIAPGIVRTRLAEALWQDNEEAVAGATPLGRIGEPEDIGEAVAFLAGEGARWITGETLVVDGGQLVGSGPL from the coding sequence GTGACCTCTCCGGAGGCCTCTTTGCACGGACGGGTCGCGCTCGTCACCGGCGCGTCGCGAGGCATCGGCCTCGCGGCGGCCGGCGCCCTGCGCGACCGCGGCGCCCGCGTCGTGGTGACCTCGCGCGACGAGGAGCGTGCCAAGGACGCGGCCCGTCAACTCGGCGACAATGTCGAGGGGTTCGGGGCGCACGCCACCGACGAGGACGCCGCGCGCGCCTGTGTCGAGCACGTCGTGGAGACGTACGGCCGCCTCGACATCCTCGTCAACAACGCCGGTACGAACCCGGCGTACGGTCCGATCGTCGACCAGGACCACGCGCGCTTCGCCAAGACCATGGACGTCAATCTGTGGGCGCCGATCCTGTGGACGTCGCTCGCGGTGAAGGCGTGGATGGGCGAACACGGCGGCGCCGTCGTCAACACGGCCTCGATCGGGGGACTTTCGGTCGCCAAGGACGTCGGGATCTACCACGTCTCGAAGGCCGCCCTGATCCACCTCACCAAGCACCTCGCCCTCGAACTCGGCCCCAAGGTACGGGTGAACGCCATCGCCCCCGGCATCGTGCGCACCCGCCTCGCCGAGGCGCTCTGGCAGGACAACGAGGAGGCCGTCGCGGGCGCGACACCGCTCGGCCGGATCGGCGAACCCGAGGACATCGGCGAGGCCGTCGCCTTCCTCGCCGGTGAGGGCGCCCGCTGGATCACCGGCGAGACCCTCGTTGTCGACGGCGGCCAACTGGTCGGATCCGGCCCGCTGTAA
- a CDS encoding luciferase domain-containing protein, producing the protein MTELGTWPTLVSGPPRCSVGHAFRAAGHDLVHFHADDCADLYLTSPVVQRLLPQLRHNSAIRVQPGASWITVLLECDTDVQLLLSLVSVALKEHDAHACPSPPCDWERG; encoded by the coding sequence ATGACCGAGCTCGGGACATGGCCCACCCTGGTAAGTGGCCCGCCCCGGTGCTCGGTTGGGCACGCGTTTCGAGCGGCGGGCCACGACCTTGTGCACTTCCACGCCGACGACTGCGCCGATCTGTACCTGACGTCGCCGGTCGTGCAGCGACTGCTGCCCCAACTGCGACACAACAGTGCGATCAGGGTGCAACCGGGAGCCTCCTGGATTACCGTGCTTCTCGAATGCGACACGGATGTGCAGCTGTTGCTGAGCCTGGTGAGCGTCGCTCTGAAGGAACACGATGCGCACGCCTGCCCCTCACCTCCGTGTGACTGGGAGCGCGGTTAG
- a CDS encoding dihydrofolate reductase family protein, which produces MRKIVFMMGVSLDGYMEGPDREIGWHRVDEELHQHMNDVCRTFGGILSGRVTHELMAEYWPTADKDPEASPATVDFAGVWREVPKIVFSRTLKPGPAEWHTTVMPEVVPEAIRALKEQPGGDLVIDGANLATTFLEHDLVDEFRVYVHPVLVGAGTPMFHPGKTLTERPLRLAETHTFGNGVVLLRHERDRD; this is translated from the coding sequence ATGCGCAAAATCGTTTTCATGATGGGCGTGTCCCTCGACGGCTACATGGAGGGCCCCGACCGCGAGATCGGCTGGCACCGGGTCGACGAGGAACTGCACCAGCACATGAACGACGTGTGCCGCACCTTCGGCGGCATCCTCAGCGGACGCGTCACGCACGAGCTGATGGCCGAGTACTGGCCCACGGCGGACAAGGACCCCGAGGCCTCGCCGGCCACCGTCGACTTCGCGGGTGTCTGGCGCGAGGTGCCGAAGATCGTGTTCTCCCGGACGCTGAAGCCCGGGCCCGCGGAGTGGCACACCACCGTCATGCCGGAAGTGGTGCCCGAGGCGATCCGCGCCCTCAAGGAACAGCCCGGTGGCGACCTGGTCATCGACGGGGCGAACCTGGCGACGACGTTCCTGGAGCACGACCTGGTGGACGAGTTCCGGGTCTACGTCCATCCGGTCCTGGTCGGCGCGGGCACCCCGATGTTCCACCCCGGCAAGACCCTCACCGAGCGCCCGCTGCGCCTCGCGGAGACGCACACGTTCGGGAACGGTGTCGTCCTGCTGCGGCACGAGCGCGACCGGGACTGA
- a CDS encoding helix-turn-helix domain-containing protein, giving the protein MSIQESRRPRPAPAQESAPAQEPLWRHVVGGVLRRRRRAQGRTLQDVADVAGISMPYLSEIERGRKEASSEMLAAVAGALGLGLVDVLVLAQGELAQAVRPVRLVSTTGVTTSGQGSRGTVCLAA; this is encoded by the coding sequence ATGAGCATCCAGGAGAGCCGCCGCCCCCGTCCCGCTCCGGCCCAGGAATCCGCCCCGGCCCAGGAGCCGCTGTGGCGCCATGTCGTCGGCGGGGTGCTGCGGCGGCGCAGGCGGGCGCAGGGGCGGACGCTGCAGGACGTGGCGGACGTCGCCGGGATCTCGATGCCCTACCTGTCGGAGATCGAGCGTGGCCGCAAGGAGGCCTCGTCGGAGATGCTGGCAGCCGTGGCAGGTGCGCTCGGGCTCGGGCTCGTCGACGTACTCGTCCTCGCGCAGGGGGAGTTGGCGCAGGCGGTGCGGCCGGTCCGGCTGGTCTCCACGACCGGTGTGACCACATCAGGCCAGGGCTCGCGGGGCACCGTCTGCCTCGCCGCCTGA
- a CDS encoding DUF488 domain-containing protein: MTEHHGSGPFAVRRVYDPPAPADGTRLLVDRLWPRGISKERADVDKWLKGIAPSRELRSWYHEDKADRYDTFAERYAAELAEPERAELVDRVRELAGHGRVTLVTSVKDIEHSHVPVLRRHLEEGLEEG; the protein is encoded by the coding sequence ATGACCGAGCATCATGGCTCCGGCCCCTTCGCCGTCCGCCGGGTCTACGACCCGCCCGCCCCGGCCGACGGCACCCGCCTGCTGGTCGACCGGCTCTGGCCGCGCGGTATCTCGAAGGAGCGCGCCGATGTCGACAAGTGGCTGAAGGGCATCGCGCCGTCGAGGGAGCTGCGCTCCTGGTACCACGAGGACAAGGCGGACCGGTACGACACGTTCGCCGAGCGCTACGCGGCGGAGCTCGCCGAACCGGAGCGCGCCGAACTCGTGGACCGCGTGCGCGAGCTGGCCGGGCACGGGCGGGTGACGCTCGTGACGTCGGTGAAGGACATCGAGCACAGCCACGTCCCTGTGCTGCGGCGCCACCTCGAAGAGGGCCTCGAAGAGGGCTGA
- a CDS encoding HdeD family acid-resistance protein, with product MTQAPYDPQTPHRTPGGDAPQGQGPLGRLAQSAWQAVLLMGVASVILGVLVLVWPGVSLRVAGVLFGVYLLVSGIFQLVAAFGTHATAGMRVIGFISGALSVLLGLFCFRDAMESTLLLALWIGIGWLFRGITQTVAAASDPAMPTRGWQIFLGVITALAGVVLIVSPFETLAVLTLVTGIWLLVVGVVEIGTSFAVRKRAKDIPAGV from the coding sequence ATGACCCAAGCACCGTACGACCCGCAGACTCCCCACCGGACGCCCGGCGGTGACGCCCCGCAGGGGCAGGGCCCGCTCGGCAGACTCGCCCAATCCGCCTGGCAGGCCGTGCTGCTCATGGGTGTCGCCTCGGTGATCCTCGGGGTGCTCGTCCTGGTCTGGCCGGGCGTCTCGCTGCGCGTGGCGGGTGTCCTGTTCGGCGTGTATCTGCTGGTGAGCGGCATCTTCCAGCTCGTCGCCGCGTTCGGTACGCACGCGACGGCCGGGATGCGCGTCATCGGCTTCATCAGCGGCGCCCTGTCGGTGCTGCTGGGCCTGTTCTGTTTCCGCGATGCGATGGAGTCGACGCTGCTGCTCGCTCTGTGGATCGGCATCGGCTGGCTGTTCCGCGGCATCACGCAGACCGTCGCCGCGGCCTCCGACCCCGCGATGCCCACCCGCGGCTGGCAGATCTTCCTCGGCGTCATCACCGCGCTCGCCGGTGTCGTCCTGATCGTGTCGCCGTTCGAGACGCTCGCCGTCCTCACGCTGGTCACCGGCATCTGGCTGCTCGTGGTCGGCGTCGTGGAGATCGGCACGTCGTTCGCGGTGCGCAAGCGGGCGAAGGACATCCCGGCCGGGGTGTGA
- a CDS encoding response regulator translates to MPTAARPRILVVDDRDDTLFAMESALAPLGYPIVRAQTGDDALKTVLRGGIGLVLLDVLMPDVGGFEVAHYMTRLEQTQDIPIMLITGAGQDTKLAARAFELGVADYVVKPIEPWMMRTKVRYLYETSLRMNALRERLRTYENGDAKESAPPAHAAASRPLSRPA, encoded by the coding sequence ATGCCCACCGCTGCACGGCCGAGGATCCTCGTCGTCGACGACCGGGACGACACCCTCTTCGCGATGGAGAGCGCGCTGGCTCCACTCGGCTATCCGATCGTCCGGGCCCAGACCGGGGACGACGCACTCAAGACCGTCCTGCGCGGCGGCATCGGCCTGGTCCTGCTCGACGTGCTGATGCCCGACGTCGGCGGCTTCGAGGTCGCGCACTACATGACGCGCCTCGAACAGACGCAGGACATACCGATCATGCTGATCACCGGCGCGGGCCAGGACACCAAGCTCGCCGCCAGGGCCTTCGAGCTCGGCGTCGCCGACTACGTGGTGAAGCCGATCGAGCCGTGGATGATGCGGACGAAGGTCCGCTATCTGTACGAGACGAGCCTGCGCATGAACGCGCTGCGCGAGCGCCTTCGGACGTATGAGAACGGCGACGCCAAAGAGTCCGCGCCACCGGCGCACGCCGCCGCGAGCCGTCCCCTGTCACGCCCCGCCTGA